The genomic stretch CTTCCGATGCGGCCCGGTGCCGACCAGGGTGTCGGGCGTCACGGCGCGGACGGTGGCCAACTGGAGCGACGCGCCGAACACCGCCGCGACGTCGCGGGCCACTTCGAGTGCCCGCAGGCTCGGGTCCTCCAGATCTACCGCGGCGACCACCGGCGCCTCTGGGCCCGGCACGGTCGACGCAGACGCGACGAGGACCGGCACCGAGGACCGGCGGAGCACCTCCGCCGCGACGCTCCCTGCCAGCAGTCGCTCGAGTCCGCGGCGGCGGTGTGTGCCGAGCACCACCAGGTCCGCGCCCACCTCGGCCGCGCAGCGCAGGATGCCATCGGCCGGCGTCTCGCTCTGGAGGACGTGGAGGACCGGGGCGAGGACGTCGAAGGCCCCCTCCCCCAGGAGACGGTCCACCGCCACCTGAATCCGACTGCGATACAGCGCCTTCAGGTCGGTCCCGTCGGCGTGCGACTTCGGGGCGTGGAACAGCGGGTCCACCTGGACGATGTGGAGCGTGGCGTGCACGCGCTCGGCGAGGTCGGCCGCGGCGACGAGGGCCTGCGCCGACGGCACGGAGTCGTCGAACGCGCAGAGGAGGGTGCGAAGGGACAGCATGGGAGAAGGAGGCGAAGCGATGCCCCAGCGTACCCGCTCCGGAGCTGCGCCCATGCCGTGGCTGCCGGTCGGCCGGCGTCGGCATCGGCCCCGCCCGGCTGCCGGGTGCTCCCCTACGACGGCACCCCGGACACAGAGAAAGGGGCCGGCTCACCTGGAGCCGACCCCTCGAGAACCAACCGGAGGCAGAGGCGAGAGCGAATCGCAGGCGGGTACGGGGGGTCCGATACCTACCCGAACGATGGTCTAGAAGCTGATGGTCGCTTCGAGCATCGCACCACTGAACTCGGCGCCCTGGAACTGGGCGTTGCCGTCGTAGGCCGCCCCGTCGTAGGTCTGCGACACGTACTCGGCCTTGGCCAGCACGTTGGGCGTCAGGAACCACCCGCCGCCCACGTTGACGCGCTGGATGTCCACCTCGGCGCCGCCGTCGGTCTGCTCCCCGCTGACCGTGTTGAAGCGCCCCCCCACGTAGAAGCTCTCGTCCGCGCCGAAGCGGTAGAGCAGCTCGCCACCGAGCTGGGTGTAGCCGCCGTCGGTGTCGCCGCCCCCCATGGCCCGCTCGAAGACGCCGAAGAACTCGGCGCCCATCACCTTCACGAACGGGTTGACCTGGACCGCCGTCTGCGTCGCGAAGCGCGGGTTGAAGCGGGGCAGGAAGTCGCTGGCGTCCTCGCCCTGGACCTGGAGGATGTTGTAGTACCGGGCCCCGGCGCGGTCGCCGCCGTAGAGGTAGTCCCGCGTCCCGCCGTCGGTGCTGTGGTAGACGGAGGCCGTCAGACGCGCCCGCATCGTCTCGTTGACCTGGGTGTCATACCCCACCTTGCCGTACATCGCGACGCCGTTGTCGCCCGAGAGCGGGCTCTGGTTGAGGCGCCCGTTCGAGAGACCGGCGACGCCGATGAAGCCGGAGGTCTGCACGGTCACTTCCGCGTACGGCTCCGTCGTGAACGAGTCCATGATGTAGTTCCCCACGAACGGGTTGTAGATCACAGCGGCGTTGTCCGAGCGGCGGAAGTGCGCGTCGCCGTAGTTGATCTCGTCCATGCCGAACCGCAGCGTGGTCACGTCCATGACGCTCGACAGGAAGCCCTCCTGGATGAAGTCCAGGTTGTCCATCTGGAAGTAGCCGCCCTTCACGTACGACTCGGTGTGGTGGCGCGAAGAGAGGTAGGTGCGGAGGTGCATCCGCATGCCGTTCGCGATCTGGACATCGAGGTTCAGGTTCGCCGACGGCAGGTTGAAGTTGGGCGCGAGGTCGACCAACGAGTTGGTGTCGTTCGACTGGGAGAGTCCCTGGAACTGGATCGCGAAGTCACCGCCGACGTGCACGGCCAGGCCGTCGAAGCGCGCCCCGGCCTCCTTGGGGGCCTCGAAGACGTTGATGCCGTTCTGCCCCGGCTCCCGGTAGTACTGCAGCGAGGGACCGGTCTGCACGCTGGCCTCAGGCTGGGGTGCCTCGGTGCGGGGCGCGGGCTCCCCAGTGTTGTCGGCGATCTGGGCCGAGGGGGCGACGGCCAGCGAGGCGAGCGCGCCCAGGAGCAGGAAGCGGAGGAAGGTCATGGGAAGGAGGGGATGGGGGGTGAGGGGCCGTCAGCGAGCGACGGCGACGAGGTCGAAGCGGGCGACGATGGCGTCGTGCGCGCGGACGAGGCCGAGCGCGTGGGAAGGGGGCCGGATGCCGAAGTCGGTCATGCGGAGCGCGTGCTCGCCCCGGAGGGCGACGCGGCCGTCGCCCAGGCGGCGCCCTTCGGCGGCGACCGACACGCGCCGCGTGGCGCCCGCGATCTGAAGGGTGCCGGTGGCCCGGACCGGCGCCCAGGCGCCCACGGCGCCGGCCCGAGGGGCGTCGGCGTGGGTGAGCACGAAGGCGATGGTCGGGTGAGCGTCGGCCTGGAGGGCGCGGTACAGGTCCCGGTTCATCGGGCCCGAGCCGCAGTCGAAGTCGCGCACCGGCACCGTGCCCTCGGCCGCGAGGTCGGCGCCGTCGGCCACCAGACCGTGGCCCCGGACCTCGTCGGCCTCGCACGTCCAGGCACCCGTCGTCGCGGTGCCGTCGATCCAGACGCGACTGCCCGAGGCGACCTCGTAGCGAGGCGGCGCGGTGGCCGTGACGCCGACGAGGATGGAGACGAGGAGACCGAGGCGGAGCATGGCGGGAGCGGCGAGAGCAGACGGTCTAGCGAGTGGCCGTTACGTCGAAGCGGACCGTGACGGCGTCGCCGGTCCGCAGGGCACCGGCCATGGCGCGCGGCGGGGCGACGCCGAACTGGCTCATCGTGACCGGCACCTCGCCGGTGAAGCGGAACCGACCGCCGCTGAGCGCCTGCCCGTTGGCGCGGACGCGCTGGGTGCGGGTCGTGCCGTGGATCGAGAGCTGGCCGTCCGCCTCGATGAGGAAGCGGCCGTTGTTGGGCGACCCCACCCGCGCGCTGGTGAGCGTGAAGCGTATCGGCGACGAGCCGAGCGCGTCGCGCAGCTTGCCGTTCATGATGCCGTTGTCGCAGTCCAGCCCGGCGACCGGCACGGTGACCGTGAGGG from Rubrivirga sp. SAORIC476 encodes the following:
- a CDS encoding universal stress protein, with the translated sequence MLSLRTLLCAFDDSVPSAQALVAAADLAERVHATLHIVQVDPLFHAPKSHADGTDLKALYRSRIQVAVDRLLGEGAFDVLAPVLHVLQSETPADGILRCAAEVGADLVVLGTHRRRGLERLLAGSVAAEVLRRSSVPVLVASASTVPGPEAPVVAAVDLEDPSLRALEVARDVAAVFGASLQLATVRAVTPDTLVGTGPHRKRLAPSPEKVSREAAHAALGTVAEAVSVVGAETHVLPGVPVPDLVHLAERTRAGLLVVGTHGRHGWDRLRLGSVAEGVVTEAPCSVLVVPLAARPAAAASGGIVALHED
- a CDS encoding YceI family protein, encoding MLRLGLLVSILVGVTATAPPRYEVASGSRVWIDGTATTGAWTCEADEVRGHGLVADGADLAAEGTVPVRDFDCGSGPMNRDLYRALQADAHPTIAFVLTHADAPRAGAVGAWAPVRATGTLQIAGATRRVSVAAEGRRLGDGRVALRGEHALRMTDFGIRPPSHALGLVRAHDAIVARFDLVAVAR
- a CDS encoding YceI family protein — encoded protein: MTLRTRSLLLVTVLVLGVAGWQALPRFTFASGSRIWVEGTSNVHDWSCDAGQTSATLDAALSGSAISGLSALTVTVPVAGLDCDNGIMNGKLRDALGSSPIRFTLTSARVGSPNNGRFLIEADGQLSIHGTTRTQRVRANGQALSGGRFRFTGEVPVTMSQFGVAPPRAMAGALRTGDAVTVRFDVTATR